One region of Triticum aestivum cultivar Chinese Spring chromosome 6B, IWGSC CS RefSeq v2.1, whole genome shotgun sequence genomic DNA includes:
- the LOC123137863 gene encoding TOM1-like protein 1 — translation MSDNLMEKVNALGERLKITGSEVSKQMQAGMSSMSFKMKELFQAQTPADKIVEDATAETLEGPDWAANLEICDLINTEKVNSVDLIRGIKKRIMLKEARVQFLALFLLETIVKNCEKAFSEVAAERILDEMVRLIDDPQTVVNNRNKALTLIEAWGESGDELRYLPVYEQTYKSLKSRGIRFPGRDNESLAPIFTPPRSVAEAEVAANFSQQTFEDVHVHTYTAEETKEAFDVARNSMELLSTVLSSSPQQDALQDDLTTTLVQQCYQSQHTIQRFIETAGDNEALLFEALSVNDEVLKVLSKYEEMKKPMASARTEQPVVIPIATEHEDSVTVGNEDALVRKPAAARAMSGGDDDILDDLDEMIFGKKGGSSSQDVSKRQDPKKDDLINF, via the exons ATGAGCGACAATCTCATGGAAAAAGTGAACGCTCTCGGCGAGCGCCTCAAGATCACCGGGTCGGAGGTGAGCAAGCAGATGCAGGCCGGCATGAGCTCCATGAGCTTCAAGATGAAGGAGCTCTTCCAGGCGCAGACTCCGGCCGACAAGATCGTCGAGGACGCTACCGCCGAGACCCTCGAGGGGCCCGACTGGGCCGCCAACCTCGAAATCTGCGACCTGATCAACACCGAGAAGGTGAACAGCGTCGACCTGATCCGCGGGATCAAGAAGCGGATCATGCTCAAGGAGGCTAGGGTTCAGTTCCTCGCCCTCTTCCTCCTCGAGACCATCGTCAAGAACTGCGAGAAGGCCTTCTCCGAGGTTGCGGCCGAGAGGATTCTAGATGAGATGGTCAGGCTGATTGATGACCCCCAGACGGTGGTCAATAACAGGAACAAGGCCCTTACGCTCATTGAGGCGTGGGGAGAGTCTGGCGATGAGCTCCGCTACTTGCCGGTCTATGAGCAAACCTACAAG AGCCTGAAATCAAGAGGAATTCGGTTTCCTGGACGTGACAATGAGAGCCTGGCCCCCATATTTACTCCACCACGCTCTGTTGCTGAAGCTGAAGTTGCTGCAAATTTCTCCCAGCAGACATTCGAAGATGTACATGTGCATACATATACTGCTGAAGAAACAAAGGAAGCTTTCGATGTGGCCCGTAACAGCATGGAACTTCTTTCAACTGTTCTTTCATCCTCCCCTCAGCAGGATGCTTTGCAG GATGACTTAACAACCACTCTTGTGCAACAATGCTACCAATCTCAACACACTATCCAGAGATTCATCGAGACGGCTGGAGACAATGAGGCCTTGCTCTTTGAGGCCTTGAGTGTGAATGATGAGGTCCTGAAAGTGCTATCCAAATACGAAGAGATGAAGAAGCCTATGGCGTCGGCACGTACAGAACAGCCAGTGGTCATACCAATTGCCACGGAGCATGAAGATTCCGTGACTGTTGGCAATGAGGATGCCCTGGTCAGAAAACCAGCTGCTGCTCGAGCAATGTCAGGCGGCGATGATGATATCCTCGATGATCTTGACGAGATGATATTTGGCAAGAAGGGGGGCAGTAGTTCCCAGGACGTGTCCAAAAGGCAGGACCCAAAGAAGGATGACCTAATCAACTTCTAA
- the LOC123137862 gene encoding 4-coumarate--CoA ligase 2, with the protein MIKVAAPEVQQPQGVAAAEAVSAVVPEATIFRSKLPDIDIPSHLPLHEYCFAKAAELPDAPCLIAAATGRTYTFAETHAFCRKAAAALHRLGVGHGDRVMILLQNCVEFAVAFFGASFLGAVSTAANPFCTPQEIHKQFVASGAKVIVTQSAYVDKLRHESFRRISTSGGEDTLTVITVDDEATTPEGCLPFWGIVGSADEGSVPEVSISPDDAVALPYSSGTTGLPKGVVLTHGGLVSSVAQQVDGENPNLYMREGDVALCVLPLFHIFSLNSVLLCAVRAGAAVMLMPKFEMGAMLAGIERWRVTVAAVVPPLVLALAKNPVVEQHDLSSIRIVLSGAAPLGKELEDALRGRLPQAIFGQGYGMTEAGPVLSMCPAFAREPTPAKSGSCGTVVRNAELKVVDPDTGLSLGRNLPGEICIRGPQIMKGYLNDPVATAATIDVEGWLHTGDIGYVDDDDEVFIVDRVKELIKFKGFQVPPAELEALLIAHPSIADAAVVPQKDDAAGEVPVAFVVRAADSDIAEEAIKEFVSKQVVFYKRLHKVYFTHAIPKSASGKILRKELRAKLVSPVTA; encoded by the exons ATGATCAAGGTCGCGGCGCCGGAGGTGCAGCAGCCGCAGGGTGTCGCCGCAGCCGAGGCGGTCTCGGCGGTGGTGCCGGAGGCGACCATCTTCCGGTCCAAGCTTCCGGACATCGACATCCCGAGCCACCTGCCCCTGCACGAGTACTGCTTCGCCAaggcggccgagctcccggacgCGCCGTGCCTCATCGCCGCGGCCACGGGGAGGACCTACACGTTCGCCGAGACGCATGCGTTCTGCCGCAAGGCCGCCGCGGCGCTGCACCGCCTCGGCGTCGGCCACGGCGACCGCGTCATGATCCTGCTCCAGAACTGCGTGGagttcgccgtcgccttcttcggcGCGTCCTTCCTCGGCGCCGTCAGCACGGCGGCCAACCCGTTCTGCACCCCGCAGGAGATCCACAAGCAGTTCGTCGCCTCCGGCGCCAAGGTGATCGTCACCCAGTCCGCCTACGTCGACAAGCTCCGGCACGAGAGCTTCCGGAGAATCAGTACAAGCGGTGGCGAGGACACGCTCACCGTGAtcaccgtcgacgacgaggcgaccACCCCGGAGGGCTGCCTGCCCTTCTGGGGGATCGTCGGGTCCGCCGACGAGGGCTCGGTCCCGGAGGTGTCCATCTCGCCGGACGACGCCGTGGCGCTGCCCTACTCGTCGGGCACGACGGGGCTGCCCAAGGGCGTGGTGCTGACGCACGGGGGCCTGGTGTCGAGCGTGGCGCAGCAGGTGGACGGCGAGAACCCGAACTTGTACATGCGGGAGGGGGACGTGGCGCTCTGCGTGCTGCCCCTGTTCCACATCTTCTCGCTCAACTCGGTGCTGCTGTGCGCGGTGCGCGCCGGCGCGGCCGTGATGCTGATGCCCAAGTTCGAGATGGGCGCCATGCTGGCGGGCATCGAGCGGTGGCGGGTGACGGTGGCCGCCGTGGTGCCGCCGCTGGTGCTGGCGCTGGCCAAGAACCCGGTGGTGGAGCAGCACGACCTGAGCTCCATCCGGATCGTGCTCTCCGGCGCCGCGCCGCTCGGCAAGGAGCTCGAGGACGCGCTACGTGGCCGCCTGCCGCAGGCCATCTTTGGACAG GGGTACGGGATGACGGAGGCCGGGCCGGTGCTGTCCATGTGCCCGGCGTTCGCGAGGGAGCCGACGCCGGCCAAGTCCGGGTCGTGCGGCACGGTGGTGCGCAACGCGGAGCTCAAGGTGGTGGACCCCGACACGGGCCTCTCCCTCGGCCGCAACCTCCCCGGCGAGATCTGCATCCGCGGCCCGCAGATCATGAAAG GCTACCTGAATGACCCCGTGGCCACGGCCGCGACGATCGACGTCGAGGGGTGGCTGCACACCGGCGACATCGGCTacgtcgacgacgacgacgaggtcttCATCGTCGACCGCGTCAAGGAGCTCATCAAGTTCAAGGGCTTCCAG GTGCCGCCGGCCGAGCTGGAGGCTCTGCTCATCGCGCATCCGTCCATCGCCGACGCGGCCGTCGTACC GCAAAAGGATGACGCCGCCGGTGAGGTCCCGGTCGCATTCGTGGTCCGCGCCGCCGATTCCGACATCGCCGAGGAGGCCATCAAGGAGTTCGTATCCAAGCAG GTGGTGTTTTACAAGAGGCTGCACAAGGTGTACTTCACCCATGCGATCCCCAAGTCGGCGTCAGGGAAGATACTGAGGAAAGAGCTGAGAGCCAAACTCGTCTCCCCCGTCACTGCCTGA